In a genomic window of Sutcliffiella sp. FSL R7-0096:
- the spoVID gene encoding stage VI sporulation protein D, with amino-acid sequence MSSEQQSCLRFSVEESIWFQKGQEVSELISIALDPDIQIYEQDQYVSIRGALLLTGEYQVNAEAGAEAEEEEYHPQARVVQEVEEREDGVCALHHRFPVDITIPKNRIQSLDDIYVAIESFDYSVPTRGCLQLDAELSISGIYGHQQSSPAWEEEQEEVYEVEPNRDHEEAYASQNVQNEEDSYEQEEVEEEVVEVVEVVEEQEEEVFEYEPMYRSANTDNEYEEDTYKYYTEEDEEEEILNQHEIDGSMQYNYDDDGEYAPFEVEARKPPATEEEAPYNPADFIYQDKAEDAYAPLHSLHASKNDQTEEETSNVVSFLDKRKGQQAVAEAQQHETANTSDEPRDENDLSLTKIFADDGGEDFTKLKICIVQQGESMDHIAERYDVSIQQLIRVNRLSTDDHINEGQLLYIPVKASSKS; translated from the coding sequence TTGTCTTCAGAACAACAATCGTGCTTGCGGTTTTCAGTAGAGGAATCAATATGGTTTCAAAAGGGACAGGAAGTATCTGAGCTCATCTCCATTGCGTTAGATCCAGATATACAAATTTATGAGCAGGACCAATATGTTTCCATACGGGGAGCTTTATTATTAACAGGAGAATACCAAGTAAACGCAGAAGCAGGAGCGGAAGCCGAGGAAGAGGAGTATCATCCACAAGCCCGTGTCGTGCAGGAAGTAGAGGAGCGGGAGGATGGAGTCTGCGCCTTGCATCATCGTTTTCCGGTGGATATTACGATACCGAAAAACAGGATTCAGAGCCTGGACGACATTTACGTAGCAATCGAGTCATTCGATTACAGTGTCCCGACTCGTGGCTGCCTGCAACTGGATGCAGAGCTGTCCATCTCCGGCATCTATGGCCATCAACAAAGCAGTCCCGCTTGGGAAGAGGAGCAGGAAGAAGTGTATGAAGTGGAACCGAATAGGGATCATGAAGAAGCATACGCTTCACAAAATGTTCAAAACGAGGAAGATTCTTACGAGCAGGAGGAAGTAGAAGAGGAAGTAGTAGAAGTAGTAGAAGTAGTAGAAGAACAGGAAGAAGAGGTATTCGAGTACGAACCGATGTATCGCAGTGCCAACACCGATAATGAATACGAAGAGGATACCTACAAGTACTATACGGAAGAAGATGAGGAAGAGGAAATCCTCAATCAGCATGAAATTGATGGAAGCATGCAATACAACTATGACGATGATGGAGAGTATGCACCTTTTGAGGTGGAGGCAAGAAAACCTCCTGCGACCGAGGAAGAAGCGCCATATAACCCTGCCGACTTTATTTACCAAGATAAAGCGGAAGATGCCTATGCACCGTTGCATTCCTTGCATGCCAGTAAAAACGACCAAACCGAAGAAGAAACATCAAATGTTGTTTCCTTCTTAGATAAACGAAAAGGTCAACAAGCTGTTGCAGAGGCCCAGCAGCATGAGACAGCCAATACTTCCGATGAACCCAGAGATGAAAATGATTTATCCCTGACCAAGATTTTCGCTGATGATGGGGGAGAAGATTTCACAAAGCTGAAAATTTGTATCGTTCAACAGGGAGAATCGATGGATCATATTGCGGAGCGATATGATGTGAGTATTCAACAGTTGATCCGGGTCAACAGGCTTTCAACGGATGATCATATCAATGAAGGACAGTTACTTTATATTCCGGTAAAGGCTTCCTCTAAAAGTTAA
- the ysxE gene encoding spore coat protein YsxE, with the protein MQTNEQSVEELVYQYGIIPEFVEQHGGVWRIATKNGAFALKKIRKDHAYPLFRNIHSLFQKGIKTVVPIYQTRQGYYFIESYNDAYYLMPWIEDTEERELDFKDSLMFKELAKLHSMTVQEKEYPEEEITSFYNRVSEKWTKEQQDLEKFVDVCEKKLYMSPFELQVCTYAHEISLAQKFSLQKLENWQEAVKETKKHRVAMTHGRVSFHHFVKDTEGRGYFISWERAKQAAPANDIISFYHRYLRTYPLFCDDCIEWFYEYQKGFSLQPYEKDLTLSYLSHPASFMQAVEQFQQPSNPNQRRSLSERELVKRIQGSYWLAKNIEYVAGRINQIEEQNKSKEAQTS; encoded by the coding sequence ATGCAGACGAATGAGCAAAGCGTCGAAGAGTTGGTATATCAATATGGCATAATACCGGAATTCGTGGAACAGCATGGTGGAGTATGGAGAATCGCCACGAAGAATGGTGCTTTTGCATTGAAGAAAATTAGGAAGGATCATGCCTATCCGCTGTTTAGGAATATCCATTCCCTCTTTCAAAAGGGCATCAAGACGGTTGTACCAATCTATCAAACAAGGCAGGGCTATTATTTTATAGAAAGTTATAATGACGCCTACTACTTGATGCCATGGATAGAAGATACGGAAGAAAGGGAACTGGATTTCAAGGACAGCTTGATGTTCAAAGAGCTTGCCAAGCTCCACAGCATGACAGTGCAAGAGAAAGAGTACCCGGAAGAGGAAATAACCAGCTTCTATAACCGGGTTTCTGAAAAGTGGACAAAAGAGCAGCAGGACCTAGAGAAATTTGTGGATGTATGCGAAAAAAAGCTATATATGTCGCCATTTGAGCTTCAGGTGTGCACGTATGCTCATGAAATTTCGCTTGCCCAGAAATTTTCACTGCAAAAGCTAGAAAACTGGCAAGAGGCAGTAAAGGAGACGAAGAAACATCGCGTGGCCATGACCCATGGGAGGGTATCATTTCACCATTTCGTAAAGGATACCGAGGGAAGGGGCTACTTCATAAGCTGGGAGCGGGCAAAGCAAGCAGCACCAGCAAACGACATCATCTCTTTTTATCATCGATATTTAAGGACCTATCCGCTTTTCTGTGACGATTGTATTGAATGGTTCTATGAATATCAAAAAGGATTCAGTTTGCAACCATATGAAAAGGACTTGACGCTCAGCTATCTCTCACATCCCGCTTCCTTCATGCAGGCGGTCGAGCAGTTTCAACAGCCATCAAATCCCAACCAAAGGCGTTCATTATCAGAACGGGAATTAGTAAAAAGGATTCAGGGAAGCTATTGGCTAGCTAAAAATATAGAATATGTGGCAGGCAGGATCAATCAAATTGAGGAACAAAACAAAAGCAAAGAGGCCCAAACCAGTTAA